A segment of the uncultured Desulfobulbus sp. genome:
CTTTCTTTTGCGAAGCAGTTTGGCTTTTAATTCGTCCGCAGTAGATCAGGGGCTCAAAAAGAATGGACTTGAATATTTTTATTTTGAGGCAGGGGGGCTGGGGATTCGTTTATGGGGCACTGTTTATCGCTCTTTATCATAACATTGTACCATTTATTCTCTCCCAATGGAAAAACAGCGACTATGCTTTTTGTGTTTTTGTGCCATTTATTGCTGCCTACCTGTTTTGGGAGAGGAAACAAGCATTCTCCGCCCCTTCTCAACCTTCCTGGCAGGGCATTTGGTGGGTAATGCTTGGCTTGCTTCTCTACTTGTTGGGGGAACTTGGCGGGGAGTATTATAGTATATTTGTTTCTTCCTGGTTGGTCCTTCTCGGCCTTTTGTGGTTGCACTGGGGCTGGTGCAAGTTGCGCAAGCTGATTTTTCCTGTCTGTTTTCTTCTTGCCATGTTTCCCTTTCCCAATGTGGTCAACAACTCGCTTTCCCTACATTTAAAACTGATTTCCTCTAAAATTGGGGTTTTGCTGATGCATTACCTCGGAATTTCAGTTTTTCGATCGGGAAATGTTATAGACTTAGGTTTTACCCGGTTGGAAGTGGTCGAGGCCTGTAGTGGTTTGCGATACCTTTTGCCGATGATCATCGTAGGCATTCTGATAGTAGCTCAGAAGAGATTGTTTTTTTGGCAGAGAGCGCTGATTGTTGTCTTGGCTGTTCCTTTTAGCATTCTGATCAACAGTGTGCGCATTGCCCTTATTGCTGTGCTTTACCCGCTGTTAGGAAAGGGGGTTGTCGATGGAGCCTGGCATGACGTTATCGGCTGGGAATTGTTTATGGTCAGTATCGGTTTGATGCTGGGTTGCCAGTT
Coding sequences within it:
- the xrtD gene encoding VPLPA-CTERM-specific exosortase XrtD, with product MDLNIFILRQGGWGFVYGALFIALYHNIVPFILSQWKNSDYAFCVFVPFIAAYLFWERKQAFSAPSQPSWQGIWWVMLGLLLYLLGELGGEYYSIFVSSWLVLLGLLWLHWGWCKLRKLIFPVCFLLAMFPFPNVVNNSLSLHLKLISSKIGVLLMHYLGISVFRSGNVIDLGFTRLEVVEACSGLRYLLPMIIVGILIVAQKRLFFWQRALIVVLAVPFSILINSVRIALIAVLYPLLGKGVVDGAWHDVIGWELFMVSIGLMLGCQFLLARFFPYVSGKTDRRVVKTDAVDAVSTSAMWGKVLVAVLLMLASLGITQERNFRAPVELAKPFSEFPMQFNDWQGRRMALGEEYLRGLSVSDYLLADYSKTGESTVSVYVAYNASQGKGKSTHSPATCLPGSGWVFQQNGIADLPVGEGGKLELVKRVLMVQNGDRMLGYYWFPQRGRILTNIAQMKWYTFLDALTIHRTDGALVRILTPVKEGESIEVAENRLQGFVRLVAPWLNQFLPGR